The genomic DNA AGTAACGGTACTGAGCCTGCAAATCCCCGATATGCTTTCAGGCGCCCTGTTGACCGAAACCGTGTTCATGTGGCCCGGCATAGGGCGGCTCAGCTTTGAGGCGGTACGCCACCGGGATTATCCGCTTATCATGGGCATACTCCTCGTAATGGCGGTGATCACCCTCTGCGCAAATTTCATTGCCGATGTTGCATACGCCCTTATTGACCCCCGTATAACCCTGGTGAAAGATCGTGTTTAAAATAATAAAAGAAAACCCCCTAATAAAAACCGGCGCCATAACACTATTAGTACTCCTGGCGTTTTCCCTTGTGGGCCCTTTTTTTTCGCCCCTTGGGCGTGACCAGATCAACCTTGAGGAAGTACAAATGCCCCCGGGGAACGGCCACATTCTTGGTACCGATGAGCTGGGGCGGGACATTTTTGTACGCCTGGCCTACGGCGGCAGGGTTTCCCTTTCGGTGGGCATAATAGCGATGTCAATTCAACTGGTAATAGGGGTGACCCTAGGATCCATTGCGGGATTTTATGGCGGAATTTGGGACAGCGTCATTATGCGTATCACCGATATTATAATGTGTTTTCCGTTTTTTGTAATATCCCTTTCGGTGGCGGCGCTGACCGGCCCAAGCTTTACAAATGTTATTCTGATAATAGCATTATTGGGCTGGCCTT from Treponema primitia ZAS-1 includes the following:
- a CDS encoding ABC transporter permease; the encoded protein is MFKIIKENPLIKTGAITLLVLLAFSLVGPFFSPLGRDQINLEEVQMPPGNGHILGTDELGRDIFVRLAYGGRVSLSVGIIAMSIQLVIGVTLGSIAGFYGGIWDSVIMRITDIIMCFPFFVISLSVAALTGPSFTNVILIIALLGWPSMARIVRSNILSLKNMEFTEAARALGLSRMEIIMGHLLPNSTGVIIVYGALNVAYAILIEASLSFLGLGIAQPEPSWGSMLSQAQSMTILQQCWWMWIPPGFLVLSVVLAINFIGEGLSDYFNKENRDIQE